Genomic DNA from Chanos chanos chromosome 6, fChaCha1.1, whole genome shotgun sequence:
ACCACACGTCCCACTGACTAGGTAGTACTGAATGATCATGTGTGTCATGAACCTAAGCCTTTGGTTAATTTGATAGTTTGTTACCGTGTCATGAAGTCATTATTGCTAGCTTGCTAGCAGAGTAGCCAGTTAGCTACTCAGTATCGCCCAATTGTTCAGTTTGCCCTAGGTCTCAGAGTTTAGCTGCCGCATCTCTCGAGTAGCTACCTTGCTAACCAGCCTGAAAGCGTAGTATATACGCACGTAGCCCCGTTACTTTAGTGCAGGTTTGAACGTATTACCGTTCACACGCTAGATAGATCTGTGATCAAATTAATCGAGCCCTTTCACTCCGCCAGTAACGAGTGTAAGGACATAACCTAGTTATTGCCGTAAATACGTGTAAGCTTACTAAATACTTGCACAGTTCTTTAAATAACATGCCAACTGAAAGGTCGTCATTTTAGGCAAGTGTACGTCTTTAACAGATCTAATACAAAAGCAAAGGATCTGATTACACGTTGTTTCTGATGCTCTGTCAGAACTTCAATAGGCCTTATTGATCTCAAGTGTTCACCTTTCAGAAGGGCTGAAGAAGAGTTAACTAGGAGTGTTTTTATTTAAGGGGAGGGGGCATCTTTGCTATTTccaaaacatgtcaaaataaacaTACTTGAGCTGATTAaactcctttctttttgttgcaGACCAAAGGTGAAGTGATTTTGATTCGACTTTGCTCGGAGCACTGACTGTGGCTCAGTGGACTTGGGGACTTGTGTGTCCCCATCTGCGGTGTGACAATGGCCAGTCATTTCCGGAGTTACATCTGGGACCCCGTCCTCATCATATCTCAGATTGTGCTGATGCAGTGCATCTATTACAGCTTCCTGGGGCTATGGTTGGTCGGTGTGGACAGTTTAGTGCAAGTGAGGCCCAACAGATCACTTGACCAGATCTTCAGCTATGAGGTTAGTCATGCCCTGTCTGAATGCTCTGGACCATACTGAAAGttcagaaacctttttttttttttttttacatgctaaaatcctttttaaaaacataagaTATATTTATGCAGTGACCCTTTCCTTTGAGATACATGTTCGAACTTCAGTGTTGAAAACTGTAATTTGTGTATTGTATGGCTTATATATTTTGCGTGGGTTGTTGTGATTCGTAGCATGTGAAGTCTCACATCATctcagactctttttttttgtttgtttgttttatttgttttgttgttgttgttttttttttttatcactgtgatTTGTGTCTGCAGGTTCTCGGCTTCTCAACAGTACAAGGCCGCTTGTCAATGATggcattcattttaaactcccTTACatggtaagagtgtgtgttgttattcTGTGTTCTGGTAAGGGGCAGGATGTCTgttgtaatctgttttttttaagctttcgAAGCTGTTATCTTTTTATGATTTCAGCTGAGGCAAACACTTGTTGATAATGTTAAGCAATCGCTGAATTTATTTGGAAATATGTTTCAATCTCTATGTTTAGGTGTAGGCATTTGTTCCAGAGCTCTGTATAAACTTAAACTGACTTGCTGCATTgcttatttactgttttgtttattgacaGCTTGTCCAATATTGCTAAAATCTGTGATACATCAGTGTGTGAATCAGCTGCAGTGGACAAAATGCTTACCACAGCTAATTTCACATCTGTAGTAATGGACATGACAATCTAACATGTCCTCTTCAATGTCTTTCAGTGGACAAATTCTGAACCCCCCTCCATTACATCCAATTCTCAGTGTATACTGGGCTTTGGGCAAAGGGGcaataaaattgtttttgttgttgttgtttttaaatatattgtatatatcTTTATTGGGCTCTCTGGAAACAGCAGGCCTATCAGTTTTAAATTAGTCCTTTGCATATATGAAATGCAAATACGCAGTAAACACTGTGATTGTTTACAGATTgtacacaaaaatgtaaaaggCTGCATTTGGagctgtaatgtgttttttagctttgaaatatataaacatatataagaGTCCTGATGACCATATTCTCTCTGCATTCCTGTGTTCCTCCCCGACAGTGCTCTGGGCCTGTGGTTCTTCATCCGCAGAGGGAAACAATGTCTGGACTTCACTGTCACGGTTCATTTCTTCCACATGATTGGCTGTTGGATCTATAACTCCCACCTGCCCGCTGCCCTGGCCTGGTGGCTGGTGAATATGGCCTGCATAGCCCTCATGGCAGTCATCGGAGAATACCTGTGCATGCGGACAGAGCTCAGAGCCATCCCCGTCAACAGTGGACCCAAATCCAACCTGTAAGGACGTAGGACTGACAGTGCCCCTGCTGTTTCCTCTGAGAAACCCCAGCACATGCTTTTTGCACAGAGGATGGCTGCTGATGAAGCTGTGCCCTGTGTGTGGACACAGTGCTTAGgccatctctccatctcagaTTGGATTTAGCGATTTTCATATCGGACTGGAAACACACAGCCCTTGCGCGTGcgcgttgttgttgttgttgttgttgttgttgtatttattttgaattcCAGAGCATATTTCCGCCCCCTTGGAACTCTAAAACGCTCAAACTGACACTGGGCTCCGTTTTGAAAGAGTTGGTATTGAGTTATGAGGCCTTAGACTGGGGTGGTCTCTCAGGACCTGCCCCTGGACCCACCTGTTCAGCAAAAGCTTTTTATTATATTAGTTTGACTGATGCAAATGCGCTAGATCTACAGACTTGGTGCCGTACCCAGGTGGTCACTGCTTACCTGCCTCTTCATCATATTCTGTAGTCACAGGCTTTTCTGTATGAATGGACAGATATTTTACTGTCTTAATGATTCATTTGGAAAAACATTTGTGATACTAGAAATGATTCCATTCCAACAGTAAAAGGCATTAAACATTGTAATTAAGCAGTGTAATTCCTCATTTTAAAGAAGACTTCTCAGTTTATTTTAAAGATGAGACCCTCGGCAACCTTGAAAGTTGTCGTCGATATTGTCAGATTTATAGCACATACAATAAGCCACTCATCCCCCGGAAACTACTTTCCAAAACAATTCAGCAACAGAATTGCAGTCGCACTCAAAGGAAGCCCAAAAAAATCTCTAAAAGCAGTTGGTACAGTCGGTCACCATGTTGCTTTTTGCTTCAGATGACCTCTGAACGCAACTGGCTTTACCATCTCCTCTGAGCTGTCAGAATGTGAAATAGACCATTTGTCGTTCATACTCGTTGTTTCAGTATTATGTTGGACTTCTGTTCTGTAGGTGTGGTTTGGCAAAGCCAAGATGTGAGACATTCCACCTTCTCAgacagcatctgtgtgtgtgtgtgtgtgtgtgtgtgtgtgtggtgtgatttttaaataaaagagagatcGCTGTATTGGCTGCTGTGCACATGCTCTCTGCTCCTGCTTTTGAGTTGACTTTCTCTTAACACCCATCTTTAGTGACTGCTTTAAAGTAACCAAATCAAGTCTCACcatttcaaaccaaaaaaaaaaaaaaaaagaaaagaaaccccTTCAACTAGATTATTTCAAATTGTTTGGTGTTAAGATATATTTGGTTACAGTAGATTTTTACGTTGAAAAGCTCTGACACCTTAGAAAAGGATCTTAAGATTGCTGATGAGGGCAACAGTTAGGTTAAACTGTGCCTGTCGCTCTGTCTGCCTGGGGGGAAGCTCTGAAACACTAAATAATTAATGCTTTACTAAATGACAGCAACTTTTACAGTTACAGACTGAGCTCTTTTAAACACGCAGCTCGGGGCCTTGAAAACCCAGAGTTCTCCCAAAGAAAGGCTCTTTGCGTTTATGTCTGACAGTCGATTGTGGTACGGGActattttggttttgatttccTTAACATAAAGCTgttctatccttttttttttttttttttttttgaagagatgtttaatttctttgtgTCAGAAGAAATAAAAGGATGCTGTATACAGTACCGCTGATTCTTCATTATTGAAAACCATGCTCCCAAagtcatttgtttaaaatgtcattCTCCTGAGTGGAGGGGGATGTTTGGCCTTTTGGTTCATTCagacgggttttttttttgtcttgtgaaacaaaaaaatgttcccaGAAATGTGAAAATTGGCCAAGGACTTTGTGTGGGTTCTGCTGTAGTTTAGACTGAATATAATTTAACATTCATCTCCTTCCAGTTTCACCTGATGTAGAAAAACTCCTTGCCACCTACTGGTGTTTTGAAGTTTGAAATACTGTTTTAACATCATGTTTCATTCATCAATTTACACAGAACTACCATCAAGTGAAAGAGTGCAGTTTGCCAGCTGTCTTTTACCGTGAAATACAGGAGCAGTGCCAGAAGTTGGTGTTGGAGGATTAGGGATAAATTTACACTGGATTGTAATATGGGTTTTTGCATTAGTGCTGTCCCACTACCAAAAGTTCAGGGACCTTAATGTTACAATATGCAGTTATTTTATTAATAAAAGAAGACAACTCTGGTAACAAAATGCGTTTAAGCATCTGCTTTGATTGAATCAAAGTCATGTTGACCAAGGTGCTGATTGGCTCTTGCTGTAAACTTACCTCACATTATCAGTGATCATTCTAGCAGTTTTCTTCGTTGGTATTTTGTTAtgatgaaggagagagtgaaCGTGAGTGAAATCAGATAGAGTCAGGGCTTGCTCTGTATTTCAGTGTAAAAAGTCCTATACCTAAAAGGGAGGTATGGACCTGTGATTCCTCTGGGTATGGGATCCCCTAGTGGCTGTGAGTCGTAATTGCAGGACCATTTAATCGATGGTAGGAAGTCCACTGGCCTATAGGACAGGTTGACTTTTTCCACTGCTAATGAATTATTTTACAAATCCATGAAACCACAAAGTGTTTATTTATCTCATGcgaaaaaaatacagtttgttttaatgGACTTTTACATATGGCATTGTTTATCAGGGACAAAAAGTTTCGGCAAgaataaaaatgacacagataTACACCTATAGCAGATTAAGCAGACAGgtactcacacactcaagtCAAGATTTCACTGATGTCTTTTTATTgttctacaaacacacactgctgtacaCTCCTAGCAGCACATctgaaaacatgtcaaatgTTCACCTGCACCTGTGAATGTAAGAGGATTGGAGGATGTCATGGGTTAAGTGCAGAACGACATAGAGCAGGCTAGTGGGTGCCAAGATCCTTAACAGCACTAGTCTTTGTCTGCTGCAGCCCACTACAATCATGCCTGCCTGTAACTGGTGGTGTGTGGGAAGATTCCCATTcctgcgcacacagacacacacacacagactcaaactgTTTGTCATCTGACACAACCCGTACgacttttcactgttgttttataATTTATTGTGGTATAGTTCCACATTTGTTTTAGTAAGTCAGTGACACTGACCAGTTTCTCTGGGGTGGTGTTAGTTAAATTTGCTTTAAATATGTGACCAGACTCGGCACTGTCCGCTGGGACAAACTCTCGGTGCCACAGTGACGTGATCATTCGGCCTGTCAGGAAGAATAAGGCCAGGCCCTGAGACTGGAGAGTGGGACCCATCTGACTCTCAGTCAGAGCCCGTGGACTAGCAGAGCGTCTCCCACCTAACCCGCAGTACAGCAGACAGATCGGAGGACTGTGTTTGAAGGTAAGCTGTGTTTTGAATTTCTTCATCCTCAAGTTCTTTAACAGAGCGAATCTTGTGTGACTGGAAACGGGGGACTAAGCCGCTCTCATTTGTGTTTAGACTAGGACATGCCATCGCTTTGCTTTCACTTTGGTACTTTGTTCCTTGGATGTTTTGGAATTTATAACGGAAAAAG
This window encodes:
- the sys1 gene encoding protein SYS1 homolog, with product MASHFRSYIWDPVLIISQIVLMQCIYYSFLGLWLVGVDSLVQVRPNRSLDQIFSYEVLGFSTVQGRLSMMAFILNSLTCALGLWFFIRRGKQCLDFTVTVHFFHMIGCWIYNSHLPAALAWWLVNMACIALMAVIGEYLCMRTELRAIPVNSGPKSNL